In Streptomyces sp. HUAS ZL42, the DNA window CGGTGACGTCGAACGGGGCGAGCAGCTCCCATGCCTTGTCCGGTCGGAGAAAGTCTTCGGGGTTCTCATCCGGTCGCAGATGCCATTCCCACCGTCGGTGGTCCTTGCCCAACGGCAGTACGGTCGTCGGCCTGCGTGGGTCGCAGACCTGGCCGGAGTCAAAGGCCAGTGAGAACGGACGCTTGATACGGGCGTCGATGACCAGCCACTTCTCGTTGAATCCCAGATCGTCGCGGTCGATGCCCAGCATCTGGCGGGTCCGGCTGTTGGCACCGTCGCAGGCGACTACGTACCGGCCGCGGAACTGACGGTGCTCGCCCGTGAGGGCGGGGCGCGGCTCACCCGGGACAGAGCGGGTGCGTTCCACGGTCAGTTCGACGTGGTCGTCGTGCTGGAGCAGGTCCACGACTTCCCAGCCCGGCATGTGCGCGACGGTCTGGGACCGGAGGATCCGGTCGAGCAGGCTGCGTTCCAGAATGGCGGAGTTCTGCATGTAGTCGGAGTGCCAGCCGGAGATGCCCTCCTCGCCCCAGGGGAACTCCAGCAGGGTCTCGCCCTCGGCGTTGATCCAGGTGTAGCTCTTGGTCGCGTAGGCGTCCTCGAGGGTGGGGCCTTCGGCGCCCAGTTGCTGGAGCATCCGCATGATCTCGTGATCGATGTGCCCGACCCGGGGAAGGCCGTACAGGCTCGGTTGCCGGTCGAAGACGACGGCGTCGCGGCCGAGCATCGCCCAGGTCGCCCCCAGGGTCAGTCCCACGGAGCCTCCGCCGATGATCAGCAGGTCGTGGATCTTGTCGCCGTCCGCAGGGAGGGAGGTGTAGGCGTCGTTGTGGGATCGCGGTTCGGTGGGCATCAGGCACCTCCGGTGAAGGTCTGCCGGAGGTCGCCCAGGCCGGCGATGTGGCTGTGCAGCGTCTGCCCCGGCCGCAGGTAGAGCGGCGGGGTCCGGCCCGCGCCGACTCCGGCAGGCGTACCCGTGAAGATCAGATCTCCGGGGTGGAGGGTCACGATGGACGAGAGGTAGGCGATCAGTTCCCGTACCGGGAAGATCATTTGGCTGGTGCGTCCCTTCTGCAGCACCATGCCGTCGACCTCGCAGCTCAGCGCCAGATCCTCGGGATCGTCGAGCTCGTCCGGCGTGACCAGGAAGGGGCCGGTCGGCGAGAAGCCGGGAAAGGACTTGGCAAGACTGAACTGCGGAGCGGGGCCGGCGTGCTGGGAGGTGCGTTCGGAGAGGTCCTGGCCCACGGTGAGTCCGGCGACGTGGGACCAGCTCTCGTCCGCGGAGACGTGCCGGGCCTCACGCCCGATCACGGCGACCAGCTCCACCTCCCAGTCGACGGTGTCCGTGGGCAGCTCCACGGTGCTCACCGGTCCGGTGAGCGAGGACAGGTACTTGGTGAAGACCAGTGGCGCGGCCGGGCGCACGAAGCCGGATTCACGGGCGTGCTCGTCGTAGTTCAGTCCGACGGCGAAAACCTGCCGGGGGGCCGGGACGGGCGGCCCAAGGTCCTCCGGCCGGAACGGGAGCACCTCGGCGGCCTCGAGGTCGGTCGTCTCGAGCCAGCCGGACAGCTCATCCCAATGCTCGAAGACCCGTTGCGGATCGGGGCCGAAGCGCCCACCGCTGAGTCGCTCGATGTCGACCAGGCCGTCGCCGTGTACGAGGGACAGCCGTCCGCCTAGATTCGCCAACCGCATGGGAAGCCTTTCGGAAAGGAACGCAGGAAGTGCCGGTGGGCGCAACGTGGGCGTCACACTGGCGTGACGCGAGTCTCCGGCCTGACCGCCGCCCGGTACATCCGACAGCTGACGCTCAGCGCACGCGCGGACACGGACTCATCGGGCGGCCGACCAGGCAACTACAGACAGGACATTTGCCCTATGCGAAAGGGGGGCACGTGGGAGACCCTTCGAGCGTGTCCCTGGAGAACATGGGTTTGGCCGTACTCGTCGAGCTGGTGGAGAGCGCAGTCGACGGCATCGCCGTGCTCAGCCCGAACGGCGAGCACTTCCAGCATGTCAACCAGGCAGGCTGCCACATTCTGGGCCTTGGGCTCGAGGACCTGCGCGCCCTGCCCGCTGCCGACTTCCCCCTGCCTGTGGTCGGCGCGGATCCTGGTGTCATGGCCGTCGTGGCCCTCGGGGACCGGGAGATCGAATACATGCCGGCGGTGGTACGGACGCCTCCGCGGCCCGTTCGGATCGTCCGATTCCGTGATGTGACCGACGCACGGCGACAGGAACGGCGGCTCAAGGCGTTCAGCCGGACCTCTGCGAGCATTGCCTTCGCCGAGTCGCTCACGACAGGCCTCGACTCCCTGGCGCGGGACGTCCGGCACGCGTCGGGCATGGAAGCGTGCACCTTCCTGATCATGGACGAGCAGGGCGAGCTGCGGCAGGTGGGCACGTGCGGTGACTACCCGGGCACGCCGGACTATGTGGACCGTCTCAAGGCCTGCCGGGAGCGGGGAGCTCCCCTGCTGTCCGCAGAGGTCTTCAAGACCGGCAAGCCCGTCGTGGTCGAAGGATGGCGCGAACTCACCTTGGCCGACGAGCGTTTCGCACCGCTGCACGAGATCAGCCGGCGGCAGAGCTGGCACACCATCGCCGTGCTGCCACTCATCGTGCGCGGTACGACCGTCGGGGTGTTCAACGGCTTCTATCTGAAAGGCAGTCAGCCCTCCGACTCCGACATGGCGTTCCTGTCGGCTATCGCCGACCAGGCGGCCGTGGCCGTCGACAACGCGCGGATGCTGGTTCAGCTCGAGGCGAAGGCCGCTCTGGACGAACGGCACCGCCTGGCCCGTGACCTGCACGACTCGGTGAGCCAGGCCCTGTTCTCCATGACTCTGCGCAGCCGTGCGGTGCAGATGCTGGCCGAACAGGCCTCACCTCCCATGCCGGAGGTGACGGCCGGCCTCGCCGAACTGCGGGACCTGGTTCAGGGCGCACTGGCGGAGATGCGGGCGCTGATCTTCCAGCTCCGTCCCGAAGCCCTCCATGAAGAGGGACTGGTCTCCGCCGTCAGGCGGCACGCCGCAGCCATCGAGGCCCGCCATCATCTGCCCGTTGTCATAGAGACTCCTCAGCACCCCTTGCCGCTGCTCCCGGAACAGGAGACCGACCTGTTCCGGATGGTCAGCGAGGCGATGATCAACGCAGTGAAACACGCCGAGGCGCAGCAGCTGGAAGTCCACATCCGGTGCGAGGGCACGGACGGGCGGGACCTCCTCATCGAGATACGCGACGACGGCCAGGGCTTCGACCCCGACACACCGCACCCGGGCCACCTGGGACTGGTCTCCATGTCCGAGCGGATCACACGGCTGGGCGGCACGTTCACGCTGGTCTCCTCCCCCGGGCGGCCGACCACCGTACGGGCCGCGATTCCCGGAGTACTGCGTTCCCCGGACGACGGCATGAAGGAAGGGACGGCGCGATGAGCGGGCAAGCAGGACACGAGCCGATCAGGGTACTGGTCGTGGACGATCACGCGGTCGTGCGGCAGGGGATGAGGGCATTCCTGTCCCTGCAGGCCGACATGGAGGTGGTCGGAGAGGCGGGCGACGCTCAGGCCGCACTCGACTTCCTCGCCACGGCAGCGGTACGGGGCCTCATGCCGAACGTGGTGCTGATGGACCTGGTGATGCCCCGACTCGACGGGGTGTCCGGCATCCAGGCGGTCAAGAAACTCCACCCCGGCGTCGAGGTGGTGGCGATGACGAGCTTCAGCGAAACCGAGCGGGTGCGCGCCGCGCTGGCCGCCGGGGCGTCCGGCTACCTGCTCAAGGACGCCGAGGCCGACGAAGTGGCGACCGCCATCCGGGCCGCGACAGCCGGCGAGACCCACCTGGACACAGCCGTGGCGCGCAAGATCACTCGCGCGCTGACCGGCGTGTCCGACGGCCTGTCGTCCTTGAGCCAGCGTGAGCGAGAGGTGCTGGTACTGGTCGCCGACGGCTACAGCAACCGGGACATCGCCGATGCGTTGACCATCAGCGAGCGTACGGCGCGTACGCATGTCAGCAGCATCCTGCTGAAGATCGGGGTGACGTCCAGGACGCAGGCAGCTCTGTGGGCGATCCGCCAGGGGATGACGTCGGCTCCGTGAGCCGGTGGCCATACCGACCAGGGCATGGCCACCGGCTCACGGAGCCGACGTCCTGTCGTGCCGGGCCCGGCCTCTCAGCGGGCGATCATCCCGGCTGAGAGGTCCACGTCCGCGCCCGTCATTCCGGGCATCTGGAGCATGGCCACCACCGCGGCGGCCACTTCGTCCTCCTCCACCATCCGGCCCAGGGCGGAACGCGAGACAAAGGCCTCCTCCGCGGCAGCGGCATCAGTGCCGGTCCGCTCCGCTTCCAGACGGAAGTTGCGTTCCATGCGCGGCCCCCTCACGGGCCCCGGTGAGAGGCTGTTCACGGACACACCGTGCGCACCGGCCTCGCAGGCCAAAGTCGCGGTCAGTCCGAGTACGGCCGTCTTCGAGGCGGCATAGGGGGTGCGGCGGGCCAGCGGACGCTTGCCGGTCACCGAGGCGATGTTGATCACGTCGCCGCGTCCGGCCGCCATCATGGCCGGCAGGAACGCCCGGCAGACGAGGAAGACCCCCCGCACGTTGACGGCGAAGACGTCGTCCCAGTCCTTGGGGTCGATGTCGACCAGCGGAGCCACCGGCCCGGCCACGCCGGCGTTGTTGACCAGCGTGCAGATCCGTTCGTCGCCCAGTTCCACGCGCAGCCGTTCCACGGAGTCCGGATCGGAAGTGTCGCAGACCGCCGTACGTGCGGCGCCGCCCTTCTCACCGATCTCCTGCGCCACCCGCTCCAGCTTGTCGGACGTGCGCCCGGTGAGGATCACCCGAGCCCCGGCGCCGGCCAGGGCGAGCGAGATGGCCCGCCCCAGGCCGTTGCCGGCTCCCGTCACCAGGGCCGTACGGCCCTCGAGCACCCTCATGCCGACTCGGCCCGGTAGACGTCGGGGGCCCACGGCAGGTCGGCGCCGGCGTACTTCGCGGCCCGGACGTCGCCGGAGCGCGCATGGCCCTCGAAGAACTCCACGCGTGCGGCGCGTCCGCACAGCTCGCCCAGCTCCGCGCTGGAGCCGGTGTTCACGACCTCCTGGTAGGTGACGGTCTTGAGGTACTTGCCGACCCACAGGCCGCCGGTGTAGCGGGCAGCGCCCCGGGTGGGCAGGGTGTGGTTGGTGCCTATGACCTTGTCCCCGTACGAGACACAGGTGCCCTCGCCCAGGAACAGTGCCCCGTACTGGCTCATCCGCTCCAGCGCCTCCCGCGGCTGCCGGGTGAGGATCTGCACGTGCTCGCTGGCGAAGCCGTCGGCGACGGCGTACGCCTCGTCGAGGTCGGCGGCCACGACGACCTGCCCGTGGTCCCGCCAGGCGGGGCCGGCGTAGTCCTGGGTGGACATCGTGGGCAGCAGCGTGTCGATGTGCTCCAGTGTCTGCCGCGCGACCTGCTCGGAGGTGGTGATGAGCACGGCGGGCGAGTCCGGTCCGTGTTCCGCCTGGGAGAGCAGGTCGACCGCGACCACGAAGGGGTCGGCGTGCTCGTCGGCGACCACGAGGATCTCGGTGGGGCCGGCGAACAGGTCGATGCCCACCTCGCCGAAGAGCTGGCGCTTGGCCTCGGCCACGTAGGCGTTGCCCGGTCCGGCCAGCAGGTCGACCCGGCCGATGGTCTCGGTGCCGACCGCCATGGCGGCCACCGCCTGCACACCGCCGAGCAGGTAGATCTCGTCGGCGCCCGCCAGCGACATGGCGGCGACGGTGGCGGCGGGGATCTCACCCTTGATGGGCGGCGTACAGGCCACCGTGCGCTCCACTCCGGCGACCTTCGCGGTCACGATGGTCATGTGGGCGGAGGCCACCAGCGGATACCGTCCGCCGGGCACGTAGGCGCCGGCCGCGCTGACGGGGATGTTGCGCTGGCCGAGGAAGACGCCCGGCATGGTCTCCACCTCGAAGTCGCCGATCGACTCGCGCTGCACCCTGGCGAACTCGCGCACGTTGCGCTGCACGGTGCGGATGTCGTCCAGCGTCGTCTCGGGCACGCCCGCCACGATGCTGCGTATCTCGTCCTGCGTGAGCCGGAAGGAGGCCGGCGACCAGTTGTCGAACTTCTCCGAGTAGGCGCGCACCGCCTCGTCTCCTCGGGCGCGGATGTCACTGATGACTCCCGCGACGGTCTCTCTCACCCGGTTGTCGGTGACTCGGGCGCTGCTGGGCGAGGTCGCGCCCTTGAGGATCTGAGGCATGGAAACTCCTTGTCGGTGTGCGGGTGGGGTGTGCGTCGGACGCACGGTGCGGGGAGCCGGGAGGCGATCAGGGCCAGCCGGCGCCGGAAGCCACTGTGAGGGTGTGGATCAGCCCGTTGCTCATGCCGCGGGCGAGGTCGGCCATGGTGGTGGCGGCCGAACAGAGGAAGAGCGTGCGCCGATCGTGCCCGCCGAGCGTGCACGCCACGGCGAGTCGGCCGTCCGCGGACACGACGTCCGTCGTGGTTCCGTCGGCGCCGATACGCCGGAACTCCCCTCGCCGCAGCAGGGCCACCCACAGGGCACCGGTTTCATCGAGACAGAGGCCGTCGGGCATGTCGGGCAGCTCGGCAAAGGTGCGCCGCTCCACGAGATCGCCGTCGGCGGTGACACGGAAGCGGGAGACGCGGTGGGCGGCGGTCTCGGCCACCCAGTACGCGTGGCCGTCCGGGGAGACAGCCGCTCCGTTGGGAAAGACCACGTCACGGGCCACGACCCGGGTCCGGAATGCGCGGGTCCGCGGATCCTCGGCAGCGAGGATCACCTGACCGGGCCGTGGCTCCTCACCGGCCATGAGGTTGAAACCGGTGTCACCGACGAACGCCCGTCCGGCGCCGTCGACGACCATGTCGTTGAGGAAACCGCGGGTCATCCCGCTCAGGTCCGCGACCAGCGTCAGGGCCTTTCCGTCCCAGATCCACAGGCACCGGTCGAGAGCGCTGGCGATCAGCAGGCGTCCGTCGGGCAGGAAGCCCAGCCCGGCCGGA includes these proteins:
- a CDS encoding fumarylacetoacetate hydrolase family protein, which produces MRLANLGGRLSLVHGDGLVDIERLSGGRFGPDPQRVFEHWDELSGWLETTDLEAAEVLPFRPEDLGPPVPAPRQVFAVGLNYDEHARESGFVRPAAPLVFTKYLSSLTGPVSTVELPTDTVDWEVELVAVIGREARHVSADESWSHVAGLTVGQDLSERTSQHAGPAPQFSLAKSFPGFSPTGPFLVTPDELDDPEDLALSCEVDGMVLQKGRTSQMIFPVRELIAYLSSIVTLHPGDLIFTGTPAGVGAGRTPPLYLRPGQTLHSHIAGLGDLRQTFTGGA
- a CDS encoding histidine kinase, coding for MSLENMGLAVLVELVESAVDGIAVLSPNGEHFQHVNQAGCHILGLGLEDLRALPAADFPLPVVGADPGVMAVVALGDREIEYMPAVVRTPPRPVRIVRFRDVTDARRQERRLKAFSRTSASIAFAESLTTGLDSLARDVRHASGMEACTFLIMDEQGELRQVGTCGDYPGTPDYVDRLKACRERGAPLLSAEVFKTGKPVVVEGWRELTLADERFAPLHEISRRQSWHTIAVLPLIVRGTTVGVFNGFYLKGSQPSDSDMAFLSAIADQAAVAVDNARMLVQLEAKAALDERHRLARDLHDSVSQALFSMTLRSRAVQMLAEQASPPMPEVTAGLAELRDLVQGALAEMRALIFQLRPEALHEEGLVSAVRRHAAAIEARHHLPVVIETPQHPLPLLPEQETDLFRMVSEAMINAVKHAEAQQLEVHIRCEGTDGRDLLIEIRDDGQGFDPDTPHPGHLGLVSMSERITRLGGTFTLVSSPGRPTTVRAAIPGVLRSPDDGMKEGTAR
- a CDS encoding response regulator, which gives rise to MSGQAGHEPIRVLVVDDHAVVRQGMRAFLSLQADMEVVGEAGDAQAALDFLATAAVRGLMPNVVLMDLVMPRLDGVSGIQAVKKLHPGVEVVAMTSFSETERVRAALAAGASGYLLKDAEADEVATAIRAATAGETHLDTAVARKITRALTGVSDGLSSLSQREREVLVLVADGYSNRDIADALTISERTARTHVSSILLKIGVTSRTQAALWAIRQGMTSAP
- a CDS encoding SDR family NAD(P)-dependent oxidoreductase: MRVLEGRTALVTGAGNGLGRAISLALAGAGARVILTGRTSDKLERVAQEIGEKGGAARTAVCDTSDPDSVERLRVELGDERICTLVNNAGVAGPVAPLVDIDPKDWDDVFAVNVRGVFLVCRAFLPAMMAAGRGDVINIASVTGKRPLARRTPYAASKTAVLGLTATLACEAGAHGVSVNSLSPGPVRGPRMERNFRLEAERTGTDAAAAEEAFVSRSALGRMVEEDEVAAAVVAMLQMPGMTGADVDLSAGMIAR
- the hisD gene encoding histidinol dehydrogenase, with translation MPQILKGATSPSSARVTDNRVRETVAGVISDIRARGDEAVRAYSEKFDNWSPASFRLTQDEIRSIVAGVPETTLDDIRTVQRNVREFARVQRESIGDFEVETMPGVFLGQRNIPVSAAGAYVPGGRYPLVASAHMTIVTAKVAGVERTVACTPPIKGEIPAATVAAMSLAGADEIYLLGGVQAVAAMAVGTETIGRVDLLAGPGNAYVAEAKRQLFGEVGIDLFAGPTEILVVADEHADPFVVAVDLLSQAEHGPDSPAVLITTSEQVARQTLEHIDTLLPTMSTQDYAGPAWRDHGQVVVAADLDEAYAVADGFASEHVQILTRQPREALERMSQYGALFLGEGTCVSYGDKVIGTNHTLPTRGAARYTGGLWVGKYLKTVTYQEVVNTGSSAELGELCGRAARVEFFEGHARSGDVRAAKYAGADLPWAPDVYRAESA
- a CDS encoding SMP-30/gluconolactonase/LRE family protein, whose product is MSGTRPAPAPAPLPLSERIVYPESPRWRDGALWFSDVHDYAVKRTTADGCVHTVVGVPGRPAGLGFLPDGRLLIASALDRCLWIWDGKALTLVADLSGMTRGFLNDMVVDGAGRAFVGDTGFNLMAGEEPRPGQVILAAEDPRTRAFRTRVVARDVVFPNGAAVSPDGHAYWVAETAAHRVSRFRVTADGDLVERRTFAELPDMPDGLCLDETGALWVALLRRGEFRRIGADGTTTDVVSADGRLAVACTLGGHDRRTLFLCSAATTMADLARGMSNGLIHTLTVASGAGWP